The following are encoded together in the Triticum dicoccoides isolate Atlit2015 ecotype Zavitan chromosome 6B, WEW_v2.0, whole genome shotgun sequence genome:
- the LOC119325403 gene encoding expansin-B11-like, with product MAKTCTLALLGALLVLSLLVSPIACSRKLAKVGGHDKSAPVKGHKNQTTTNPSSSAAYGGGWLPAGATYYGNPNGDGSDGGACGYQTAVGHRPFSSMIAAGSSPLFMAGKGCGACYDVKCTSNSACSGKPVTIVITDLSPGNLYPGEPCHFDMSGTALGAMAKPGMADKLRAGGVIRMQYKRVPCKYPGVNIAFRVDQGSNPFYFKTLIEFEDDDGDLKAVALKEAGSGAWTPMAQDWGALWRLNEGRQLRAPFSLRLTSDSGRKLVVSNVIPANWKAGATYRSLVNYP from the exons atggcGAAAACTTGCACCCTAGCGCTACTTGGCGCACTGCTGGTGCTCTCGCTTCTTGTGAGCCCAATTGCTTGCTCCCGCAAGCTCGCCAAGGTGGGCGGGCACGACAAGTCTGCTCCGGTCAAGGGCCACAAAAACCAGACCACCACTAACCCCTCCTCGTCCGCCGCATACGGCGGCGGCTGGTTGCCCGCCGGCGCCACGTATTACGGCAACCCCAACGGCGACGGGAGCGACG GCGGAGCGTGTGGCTACCAAACCGCTGTTGGGCACCGGCCGTTCTCGTCGATGATCGCCGCCGGGAGCTCGCCTCTGTTCATGGCGGGCAAGGGCTGCGGCGCGTGCTATGAT GTTAAATGCACGAGCAACTCGGCCTGCTCCGGGAAGCCTGTGACCATCGTCATCACCGACCTGAGCCCCGGCAACCTCTACCCCGGCGAGCCGTGCCATTTCGACATGAGCGGCACCGCCCTGGGCGCCATGGCGAAGCCTGGCATGGCCGACAAGCTCCGCGCCGGCGGTGTCATCAGGATGCAGTACAAGAG GGTGCCATGCAAGTACCCTGGCGTCAACATTGCCTTCAGGGTGGACCAGGGCTCCAACCCCTTCTACTTCAAGACCCTGATCGAGTTTGAGGACGACGACGGCGACCTCAAGGCCGTGGCCCTCAAGGAGGCCGGCAGCGGCGCCTGGACGCCCATGGCACAGGACTGGGGCGCATTGTGGCGCCTCAACGAGGGCAGGCAGCTGCGCGCCCCCTTCTCGCTCCGGCTCACGTCCGACTCCGGCAGGAAGCTCGTCGTCAGCAACGTCATCCCCGCCAACTGGAAGGCCGGGGCCACGTACCGCTCCCTGGTGAACTACCCCTGA